The following are from one region of the Nicotiana tomentosiformis chromosome 7, ASM39032v3, whole genome shotgun sequence genome:
- the LOC138895138 gene encoding uncharacterized protein has translation MLVGAYPFEDQKESKELKENHSTLCSYIQGFYRMFRLLNLAMMFLFPKGTEKIDMLKLRSACAIGKTTSATTIFKKCRHAKITIRLCRWKEDFWNYNIYKNKATLKSVQI, from the exons ATGCTGGTTGGGGCATATCCTTTTGAAGACCAAAAGGAATCCAAAGAACTTAAGGAAAACCATTCAACTCTATGTTCATATATCCAAGGATTTTACAGGATGTTTAGACTTCTTAATTTGGCTATGATGTTCCTCTTTCCAAAGGGCACAGAGAAGATAG ATATGTTGAAATTACGATCCGCTTGTGCCATTGGAAAGACGACTTCTGCAACTACAATATTTAAAAAATGCAG GCACGCCAAAATCACAATCCGCTTGTGCCGATGGAAAGAAGATTTTTGGAACTACAACATATACAAAAATAAG GCTACTCTTAAAAGTGTTCAGATATAA